The Pantoea cypripedii genomic interval TCCGCAGTGGTTAGCTTGGTGAGAATCTCATCAAGTTTTAACCCCGAGCCGATACCTAACGTAGAAATCCCTACCATTTTCTCCTCCTGTTAATATTTTATTACATTTACTGACTCAAAAATTACAACAAGATGGGATCTTATGATCGATAAACTTACGCAATCCTTACGTTATGGCGTGTTTTTCAGGGCATTTGTACTGATGGGTTGGTTCGGAGGTTAAAAAATAAGCAATAAGGAAAGGGCGACTGTAAAGCCGCACGCCTTTCCTTATTGTATTGACTTACTTCAGGAAGAAGTGGCGGGAGATTTCAGGTTAATTGCATCAGGTGGCACATTCATATGTTTAAGCACCGGCCCCATGATCTTGCCAAAAATGGGAGCCGCGACAGAACCACCAAAGTGATCGCCAGCTGTAGGGTGGTTAACCATCACAACGAGTGCCACATCCGGATGGCTGGCAGGCGCAACACCTGCAGTGTAGTTGATGTAACCGCCATCATATTTGCCGTCGGTCCCCATTTTTTCCGCCGTACCGGTTTTCGTTGCGAGACGGTAGCCGGGTACTGCTGCGCGTAATCCCGAGCCACCCGGTAAAACATCACTTTCCATCATATGTACGACGATTTGGCTAGTGGCCTGATTAGCGACCCGAACCCCCATCACCGGCGGTGTCACTTTAGTAATTGAAAGCGGTCGATAAATGCCGAAGGAGCCAAGCGTTGCATACTCACGCGCAATTTGCAGTGGCGTGACCCGCAGGCCATAACCAAAAGCGAATGTAGCACGTTCGATATCGGCCCAACGCTGGCGATGCAGGGGGAAGTAACCCACACTTTCACCCGTCAAACCTAACCCCGTCGGTTTACCCAGGCCAAACGCCTGATAGGTATCGACAATGGCCTGAGCAGGCATCGCCAGCGCAATATGAGAAGCCCCGGTGTCGCTCGATTTTTGCAGAATTCCTGTTATCGTCAGGCGCGGCCAATGTCCCACATCGCGTATCACATGGCCGTTTACCACGTAGGGAGAGGTATCGATAACCGAATCCGGGTTAATTAAATGCCGCTCCAGTCCCTCAAGAACCACCAATGGTTTGACCGTTGAGCCGGGTTCATAACTATCGTTGATAGCGGTGTTACGCATATCAGTGGGGGAGGCGCTCTCATAATTATTCGGGTTAAACGAGGGATAAGAGGCCATGGCCAGAATTTCCCCGGTATCGATTTTTATCAATACCGCCGCACCTGAATCGGCTTTATTCAATAGCACGCCATCACGTAACGCGCTGTAGAGAGTGTATTGATCGAATTTATCGATGCTGAGTTGCACCGTTGGCGGTGACTGTGGAGGTTCGTAATCAATCATTGAAATGATATGACCGTCACCATCCTGGCGATACTCCTCTTTACCCGGTTTTCCCTCAAGGACGGCGTTATAGCCTTTTTCCAGCCCATTCAGACCGGTATTATCG includes:
- a CDS encoding penicillin-binding transpeptidase domain-containing protein, producing the protein MPPPKKHQGTDSSRSSFNRYRYNLICVGVLGCLGLLLTRIADLQLLNHPMLEHEADQRSLRTVTLPTNRGTLVDRDGEALALSVPSRDIIADPKRVLEANPDFTSARWSYLTTALNLSPEVLRAEITDNPDKRFLYLGRKIELGIAKDITELHLKGISSVDDDSRFYPMSEAAAPLLGIVGADNTGLNGLEKGYNAVLEGKPGKEEYRQDGDGHIISMIDYEPPQSPPTVQLSIDKFDQYTLYSALRDGVLLNKADSGAAVLIKIDTGEILAMASYPSFNPNNYESASPTDMRNTAINDSYEPGSTVKPLVVLEGLERHLINPDSVIDTSPYVVNGHVIRDVGHWPRLTITGILQKSSDTGASHIALAMPAQAIVDTYQAFGLGKPTGLGLTGESVGYFPLHRQRWADIERATFAFGYGLRVTPLQIAREYATLGSFGIYRPLSITKVTPPVMGVRVANQATSQIVVHMMESDVLPGGSGLRAAVPGYRLATKTGTAEKMGTDGKYDGGYINYTAGVAPASHPDVALVVMVNHPTAGDHFGGSVAAPIFGKIMGPVLKHMNVPPDAINLKSPATSS